One Burkholderia pyrrocinia DNA segment encodes these proteins:
- a CDS encoding copper resistance CopC family protein → MPALKRLRHGMRAAAIATGILIASMASAHVFPQKQSPSAGAEVAAPASVAIAFDGPLEPAFSSLNVSNSNGKQVNTAKAEVDPNDRKSIHVALPTLPPDTYTVHWVAVASDGHRTHGDYSFKVK, encoded by the coding sequence ATGCCTGCACTCAAACGACTTCGTCACGGTATGCGCGCAGCAGCCATCGCTACAGGTATCTTGATCGCGTCGATGGCATCCGCCCATGTGTTTCCGCAAAAACAGTCACCGTCGGCGGGAGCCGAAGTGGCGGCACCGGCGAGTGTGGCGATCGCGTTCGACGGACCGCTCGAGCCCGCGTTCAGTTCGCTGAACGTCAGCAATTCAAATGGCAAACAAGTGAATACTGCAAAGGCCGAAGTCGATCCGAACGACAGGAAGTCGATACATGTTGCGCTGCCGACGTTGCCGCCCGACACGTACACGGTGCATTGGGTCGCAGTCGCGTCGGACGGACATCGCACACACGGCGACTATTCGTTCAAGGTGAAGTAA
- a CDS encoding DUF2946 domain-containing protein produces MSALFRRRIGSILGLLAILMATLAPTISQSLSSERQFDAVSGAFCTAQNGADVAGPDHASLPEKAGHWQACAYCGLLADMPALLGGTSGFVPTDWPIHPTSAPAFQTPHNVFHFAAAQPRAPPFSS; encoded by the coding sequence ATGTCAGCCCTGTTTCGCAGGAGGATAGGCAGCATCCTGGGATTGCTTGCAATCCTGATGGCGACGCTCGCGCCGACGATATCGCAAAGCCTTTCGTCCGAGCGGCAGTTCGACGCTGTATCCGGGGCATTCTGTACCGCGCAGAACGGCGCGGACGTTGCGGGTCCCGACCACGCATCGTTGCCCGAGAAGGCGGGCCACTGGCAGGCATGCGCGTATTGCGGCCTGCTTGCCGACATGCCCGCGTTGCTGGGCGGGACCTCGGGATTCGTGCCGACGGATTGGCCGATTCATCCCACGTCGGCACCAGCGTTCCAGACACCCCATAACGTTTTCCACTTCGCTGCGGCCCAGCCGCGTGCGCCCCCGTTTTCATCCTGA